The following are encoded together in the Triticum dicoccoides isolate Atlit2015 ecotype Zavitan chromosome 6B, WEW_v2.0, whole genome shotgun sequence genome:
- the LOC119325392 gene encoding protein NRT1/ PTR FAMILY 7.2-like, whose amino-acid sequence MSANEGDLTMRVIAMGGDAAAERRAAEEKLCEYTLDGSVDIKGRPAVKGKSGGWLAGGLILVNQGLATMAFFGVNVNLVLFLTRVVQQSNGDAANNVSKWTGTVYMFSLIGAFLSDSYWGRYKTCAIFQAMFVLGLGLLSLSSRLYLIRPVGCGTEHTPCASHSGTEMGIFYIALYMIAFGNGGYQPNIATFGADQFDEEDPAEAHSKVSFFSYFYLALNLGSLFSNTFLSYLQDHGKWVLGFWASTGAAATALLLFLSGTPQYRHAQPCGNPMASICQVASAACRNWKSGGVSPDVEILYEGDEKTDAGSRKLLHTKGFRFLDRAALTTEDTNSKLATCSKTRDQWKLCTVTQVEQVKSILRILPIWVCTILYSVVFTQMASLFVVQGAAMRRATPLGGFSIPASSMSAFDILTVATTIFLYRRAICPFLARFTGRSTGPTELQRMGLGLVLGAMAMATAGTVEHFRKASATTANSSELHILWQVPQYALIGVSEVMMYVGQLEFFNGEMPDGFKSFGSALCMMSMSLGNYFSDIIVSAVTKATAVDGRPGWIPADLNEGHLNKFYFLLAILSVADFAVYLVFAGRYRKSCKVDGRSDDEEEGSVDDEEACHA is encoded by the exons ATG TCTGCGAACGAGGGAGACCTGACGATGAGGGTGATCGCCATGGGCGGCGATGCCGCCGCGGAGAGGAGGGCTGCCGAGGAGAAGCTCTGCGAGTACACCCTCGACGGCTCCGTGGACATCAAGGGGCGGCCGGCGGTGAAGGGCAAGTCCGGAGGATGGCTCGCCGGAGGCCTTATTCTCG TGAACCAGGGCCTGGCGACGATGGCCTTCTTCGGCGTGAACGTGAACCTGGTGCTGTTCCTGACGAGGGTGGTGCAGCAGAGCAACGGCGACGCGGCCAACAACGTGAGCAAGTGGACGGGCACCGTCTACATGTTCTCCCTCATCGGCGCCTTCCTCAGCGACTCCTACTGGGGCCGCTACAAGACCTGCGCCATCTTCCAGGCCATGTTCGTCCTC GGGCTCGGGCTGCTGTCGCTCTCCTCGCGGCTATACCTCATCAGGCCGGTCGGGTGCGGCACGGAGCACACGCCCTGCGCCTCGCACTCCGGCACGGAGATGGGGATCTTCTACATCGCGCTCTACATGATCGCCTTCGGCAACGGCGGCTACCAGCCCAACATCGCCACCTTTGGGGCCGACCAGTTCGACGAGGAGGACCCCGCCGAGGCGCACTCCAAGGTCTCCTTCTTCAGCTACTTCTACCTGGCGCTCAACCTCGGCTCGCTCTTCTCCAACACCTTCCTCAGCTACCTCCAGGACCATGGCAAATGGGTTCTCGGGTTTTGGGCCTCCaccggcgccgccgccaccgccttgcTGCTCTTCCTCAGCGGGACGCCCCAGTACCGCCACGCGCAGCCCTGCGGCAACCCCATGGCCAGCATCTGCCAGGTGGCCTCCGCCGCCTGCAGGAACTGGAAGTCTGGCGGCGTGTCGCCCGACGTGGAGATCCTGTACGAGGGCGACGAGAAGACGGACGCCGGTTCAAGGAAGCTTCTGCACACTAAAGGCTTCAGGTTCTTGGACCGCGCGGCACTCACCACCGAAGACACCAACTCCAAGCTCGCCACCTGCAGCAAAACGCGCGACCAGTGGAAGCTGTGCACGGTGACGCAGGTGGAGCAAGTGAAGAGCATCCTCCGGATCCTCCCTATCTGGGTCTGCACCATCCTCTACTCCGTCGTCTTCACCCAGATGGCGTCGCTCTTCGTCGTGCAGGGGGCCGCGATGCGCCGGGCCACACCTTTGGGCGGCTTCTCGATCCCGGCCTCCAGCATGTCGGCCTTCGACATCCTCACCGTGGCCACCACCATCTTCCTGTACCGGCGGGCCATCTGCCCATTCCTGGCACGGTTCACCGGCCGCTCGACCGGACCCACCGAGCTGCAGAGGATGGGCCTTGGCCTGGTCCTCGGCGCAATGGCCATGGCCACCGCCGGCACGGTCGAGCACTTCAGGAAGGCCAGCGCGACCACCGCCAACAGCAGCGAGCTGCACATCCTGTGGCAGGTGCCGCAGTACGCGCTGATCGGCGTGTCGGAGGTGATGATGTACGTGGGCCAGCTCGAGTTCTTCAACGGCGAGATGCCCGACGGGTTCAAGAGCTTCGGCAGCGCGCTGTGCATGATGTCCATGTCCCTCGGCAACTACTTCAGCGACATCATCGTGAGCGCGGTGACCAAGGCCACCGCCGTGGACGGGCGGCCGGGCTGGATACCGGCGGACCTGAACGAGGGCCACCTCAACAAGTTCTACTTCCTGCTCGCCATACTCTCTGTCGCCGACTTCGCGGTGTACCTCGTCTTCGCCGGCCGCTACAGGAAGAGCTGCAAGGTGGACGGGcggagcgacgacgaggaggaagggAGCGTGGACGACGAGGAGGCATGCCACGCGTGA